A stretch of the Streptomyces sp. NBC_01428 genome encodes the following:
- a CDS encoding ABC transporter substrate-binding protein, which translates to MHLAQRALARAASAGTVVLLALAVGCAPQPEEKASGKASGSGAEACAKGSSGTRTAGKLTVATDEPAYEPWFEDDKPANGKGFESAVAYAVAKQLGYARGDVVWQSVPFNKAFAPGRKTFDFDINQVSISDERKKAVDFSSGYYDVRQAVIALKGSKAAKATGLAGLKGLKLGAQVGTTSLDYIDDVVKPTRSPAAYAKNDQAKSALKNGQVDAIVTDLPTAFYITAAEVTDAKIVGQFENQGGTPEQFGLVLDKGSALTSCVTKAVDALRENGTLARIEKQWLSEAVDAPVLK; encoded by the coding sequence ATGCATCTCGCTCAACGCGCCCTGGCCCGCGCCGCGTCCGCCGGCACCGTCGTCCTGCTCGCCCTCGCCGTGGGCTGCGCCCCGCAGCCTGAGGAGAAGGCGTCCGGCAAGGCCTCCGGAAGCGGTGCCGAGGCCTGCGCCAAGGGCTCGTCGGGCACGCGGACCGCCGGCAAGCTCACCGTCGCGACCGACGAACCCGCGTACGAACCGTGGTTCGAGGACGACAAGCCCGCGAACGGCAAGGGCTTCGAGTCGGCGGTCGCCTATGCCGTGGCGAAGCAGCTCGGTTACGCGCGCGGCGACGTCGTCTGGCAGAGCGTGCCCTTCAACAAGGCGTTCGCGCCCGGCCGCAAGACCTTCGACTTCGACATCAACCAGGTGTCCATCAGCGACGAGCGCAAGAAGGCCGTGGACTTCTCGTCCGGCTACTACGACGTGCGCCAGGCCGTCATCGCGCTGAAGGGCTCCAAGGCGGCGAAGGCGACAGGGCTCGCCGGCCTCAAGGGCCTCAAGCTCGGCGCGCAGGTCGGCACCACGAGCCTCGACTACATCGACGACGTGGTGAAGCCCACCAGGTCTCCCGCGGCGTACGCGAAGAACGACCAGGCCAAGTCCGCGCTGAAGAACGGCCAGGTCGACGCCATCGTCACCGACCTGCCGACCGCCTTCTACATCACCGCCGCCGAGGTGACGGACGCGAAGATCGTCGGGCAGTTCGAGAACCAGGGCGGGACGCCCGAGCAGTTCGGGCTCGTCCTCGACAAGGGCAGCGCGCTGACCTCGTGCGTGACGAAGGCCGTGGACGCCCTCCGTGAGAACGGCACGCTCGCGAGGATCGAGAAGCAGTGGCTGTCCGAGGCCGTCGACGCCCCGGTGCTCAAGTGA
- the rapZ gene encoding RNase adapter RapZ — MSENDAHEAERPAQTQEGHGAPAEDRTEHEAPQEDGAHVGTGTETATTAVPDGVIPELVIISGMSGAGRSTAAKCLEDLGWFVVDNLPPALIPTMVELGARSQGNVARIAVVVDVRGRRFFDNLRESLADLEAKHVTRRIVFLESSDEALVRRFESVRRPHPLQGDGRIVDGIAAERELLRELRGDADLVIDTSSLNVHELRAKMDAQFAGDEEPELRATVMSFGFKYGLPVDADLVVDMRFLPNPHWVPELRPFTGLNEEVSAYVFNQPGAKEFLDRYTELLQLIAAGYRREGKRYVTIAVGCTGGKHRSVATSEKLAARLASQGVETVIVHRDMGRE; from the coding sequence ATGAGCGAGAACGACGCGCACGAAGCGGAACGCCCGGCGCAGACCCAGGAGGGCCACGGCGCGCCGGCCGAGGACCGAACAGAGCACGAAGCACCACAGGAAGACGGAGCACACGTGGGTACGGGCACCGAGACGGCCACGACCGCGGTCCCGGACGGGGTCATCCCCGAACTGGTGATCATTTCCGGCATGTCCGGGGCCGGCCGGTCCACCGCGGCCAAGTGTCTGGAGGACCTCGGCTGGTTCGTCGTCGACAACCTGCCGCCCGCGCTGATCCCCACCATGGTGGAGCTGGGCGCCCGCTCCCAGGGGAACGTCGCGCGGATCGCCGTCGTCGTCGACGTACGCGGCCGCCGCTTCTTCGACAACCTGCGCGAATCCCTCGCCGACCTGGAGGCGAAGCACGTCACCCGGCGGATCGTCTTCCTCGAGTCCTCCGACGAGGCCCTGGTCCGCCGCTTCGAGTCGGTGCGCCGGCCGCACCCCCTCCAGGGCGACGGCCGCATCGTGGACGGCATCGCCGCCGAGCGCGAACTGCTGCGCGAGCTGCGCGGCGACGCCGACCTGGTCATCGACACCTCCAGCCTGAACGTGCACGAGCTGCGCGCCAAGATGGACGCCCAGTTCGCGGGCGACGAGGAGCCCGAGCTGCGGGCCACCGTCATGTCCTTCGGCTTCAAGTACGGGCTGCCGGTCGACGCCGACCTGGTCGTGGACATGCGCTTCCTTCCCAACCCGCACTGGGTCCCGGAACTGCGCCCCTTCACCGGCCTGAACGAAGAGGTCTCGGCGTACGTCTTCAACCAGCCCGGCGCCAAGGAGTTCCTCGACCGCTACACCGAGCTGCTCCAGCTCATCGCCGCCGGATACCGGCGCGAGGGCAAGCGTTACGTGACCATCGCCGTGGGCTGCACCGGCGGCAAGCACCGCTCCGTGGCCACCTCGGAGAAGCTCGCCGCCCGCCTCGCCTCCCAGGGCGTGGAGACCGTGATCGTGCATCGGGACATGGGGCGCGAGTGA
- a CDS encoding LacI family DNA-binding transcriptional regulator, protein MATMVDVARRAGVSIATVSHVLNDTRPVLPRTRQAVLDAIDELGYTPNTLARSLVTSRTRSIGLAVSAISNPYFTEILQGVEARALEGGYTLLIADPHDDPEHERKIVQLLHERRVDGMIIAPSATPEALLRYLGQHAVPTVFLDRTVRSPAGSGFRHDQVGTENTAPMTALVSHLAGRGHRHIGLVAGLPGLSTTAERVTGYRLGLAHAGLPYDERLVAHGESRTDTAEHATHRLLSLTARPTALVTANNAMTIGALRALRERGLSVPKDLALCCFDDFSWADLFSPGLTAIAQPSKEIGARAVELLLERLAEPGRESRTVRLPATFVHRTSCGCPDNSTLPESHEAPRKGTTS, encoded by the coding sequence ATGGCGACGATGGTCGACGTGGCCCGGCGTGCGGGCGTGTCCATCGCGACGGTGTCGCACGTCCTGAACGACACACGCCCTGTTCTGCCGCGGACGCGCCAGGCCGTCCTCGACGCGATCGACGAGCTGGGCTACACGCCCAACACCCTGGCCCGTTCGCTCGTCACCTCGCGCACCCGGTCCATCGGGCTCGCCGTCTCGGCGATCAGCAACCCGTACTTCACGGAGATCCTGCAGGGTGTCGAGGCCCGCGCTCTGGAGGGCGGATACACCCTGCTCATCGCCGATCCGCACGACGACCCGGAACACGAGCGGAAGATCGTCCAGTTGCTGCACGAGCGGCGCGTGGACGGCATGATCATCGCCCCCTCCGCGACCCCGGAGGCGTTGCTGCGCTATCTCGGGCAGCACGCCGTACCGACCGTGTTCCTGGACCGGACGGTGCGCTCCCCCGCCGGGAGCGGCTTCCGCCACGACCAGGTCGGCACCGAGAACACCGCACCCATGACGGCCCTCGTCAGTCATCTCGCGGGACGGGGACACCGGCACATCGGGCTCGTCGCCGGCCTCCCGGGGCTGAGCACCACGGCAGAGCGCGTCACGGGGTACAGGCTCGGCCTCGCCCACGCCGGGCTCCCCTACGACGAACGGCTCGTCGCGCACGGCGAGTCCCGGACGGACACGGCCGAGCACGCCACCCACCGGCTGCTGTCCCTCACGGCGCGGCCGACCGCCCTCGTCACCGCCAACAACGCCATGACGATCGGCGCGTTGCGGGCGCTGCGCGAACGAGGACTGTCCGTGCCGAAGGACCTGGCCCTGTGCTGTTTCGACGACTTCTCCTGGGCGGACCTGTTCAGCCCCGGGCTCACCGCGATCGCCCAGCCCAGCAAGGAGATCGGTGCCCGCGCCGTCGAACTGCTCCTGGAGCGACTGGCGGAGCCGGGCCGTGAGAGCCGCACCGTGCGGCTGCCCGCCACGTTCGTCCACCGCACCTCGTGCGGCTGTCCCGACAACTCCACGCTCCCCGAAAGCCATGAGGCCCCCAGGAAAGGAACCACGTCGTGA
- the uvrA gene encoding excinuclease ABC subunit UvrA: MADRLIVRGAREHNLKNVSLDLPRDSLIVFTGLSGSGKSSLAFDTIFAEGQRRYVESLSSYARQFLGQMDKPDVDFIEGLSPAVSIDQKSTSRNPRSTVGTITEVYDYLRLLFARIGKPHCPECGRPISRQSPQAIVDKVLELPEGSRFQVLSPLVRERKGEFVDLFADLQTKGYSRARVDGETIQLTEPPTLKKQEKHTIEVVIDRLTVKDSAKRRLTDSVETALGLAGGMVVLDFVDLPEDDPERERMYSEHLYCPYDDLSFEELEPRSFSFNSPFGACPDCSGIGTRMEVDPELIVPDEEKSLDEGAIHAWSHGHTKDYFGRLIGALADALGFRTDIPFAGLPQRAKKALLYGHKTQIEVRYRNRYGRERVYTTPFEGAVPFVKRRHSESESDASRERFEGYMREVPCPTCHGTRLKPLVLAVTVMEKSIAEVSAMSISDCADFLGRMKLNARDKKIAERVLKEVNERLRFLVDVGLDYLSLNRAAGTLSGGEAQRIRLATQIGSGLVGVLYVLDEPSIGLHQRDNHRLIETLVRLRDMGNTLIVVEHDEDTIKVADWVVDIGPGAGEHGGKVVHSGPLKELLANSESITGQYLSRKREIPTPDVRRPTDPSRRLTVHGARENNLRDIDVSFPLGVLTAVTGVSGSGKSTLVNDILYTHLARELNGARNVPGRHTRVAGDDLVDKVVHVDQSPIGRTPRSNPATYTGVFDHVRRLFAETTEAKVRGYLPGRFSFNVKGGRCENCSGDGTIKIEMNFLPDVYVPCEVCHGARYNRETLEVHYKGKSISEVLDMPIEEGLAFFEAVPAIARHLRTLNDVGLGYVRLGQSAPTLSGGEAQRVKLASELQKRSTGRTVYVLDEPTTGLHFEDISKLITVLSGLVDKGNTVIVIEHNLDVIKTADWVVDMGPEGGNGGGLVVAEGTPEEVAGVPASHTGKFLREVLGADRISDAAPVKAPRKAAAKRAVAAKAPAKKTATKTVTGAATKAAAKKTAAQSTAAKKAAPAKKTTRARKA, translated from the coding sequence GTGGCCGACCGTCTCATCGTCCGTGGAGCGCGCGAGCACAACCTGAAGAATGTCTCGCTCGACCTCCCGCGCGACTCGCTCATCGTCTTCACGGGCCTGTCGGGGTCGGGCAAGTCCTCCCTCGCCTTCGACACGATCTTCGCCGAGGGCCAGCGGCGCTACGTGGAGTCCCTCTCCTCGTACGCACGGCAGTTCCTCGGCCAGATGGACAAGCCGGACGTGGACTTCATCGAAGGCCTCTCCCCGGCGGTCTCCATCGACCAGAAGTCGACCTCGCGCAACCCGCGCTCGACGGTCGGCACCATCACCGAGGTCTACGACTACCTGCGGCTTCTCTTCGCCCGCATCGGGAAGCCGCACTGCCCCGAGTGCGGCCGCCCCATCTCCCGGCAGTCCCCGCAGGCCATCGTCGACAAGGTGCTGGAGCTGCCCGAGGGCAGCCGTTTCCAGGTGCTGTCGCCGCTGGTCCGCGAGCGCAAGGGCGAGTTCGTCGACCTCTTCGCCGACCTCCAGACCAAGGGATACAGCCGTGCCCGGGTCGACGGCGAGACCATCCAGCTGACCGAGCCGCCCACGCTGAAGAAGCAGGAGAAGCACACCATCGAGGTGGTCATCGACCGCCTCACGGTGAAGGACTCCGCCAAGCGCCGGCTCACCGACTCCGTGGAGACCGCGCTCGGCCTGGCCGGCGGCATGGTCGTGCTCGACTTCGTCGACCTCCCCGAGGACGACCCCGAGCGCGAGCGCATGTACTCGGAGCACCTGTACTGCCCGTACGACGACCTGTCCTTCGAGGAGCTGGAGCCCCGCTCCTTCTCCTTCAACTCGCCCTTCGGCGCGTGCCCGGACTGCAGCGGCATCGGCACACGCATGGAGGTCGACCCCGAGCTGATCGTCCCGGACGAGGAGAAGTCCCTCGACGAGGGCGCCATCCACGCATGGTCGCACGGGCACACCAAGGACTACTTCGGCCGGCTGATCGGGGCCCTCGCCGACGCGCTGGGATTCCGCACCGACATCCCCTTCGCCGGCCTGCCGCAGCGCGCCAAGAAGGCCCTGCTCTACGGCCACAAGACACAGATCGAGGTCCGCTACCGCAACCGGTACGGCCGCGAGCGGGTCTACACCACGCCCTTCGAAGGGGCCGTCCCCTTCGTCAAGCGGCGCCACAGCGAGTCCGAGAGCGACGCCAGCCGTGAGCGCTTCGAGGGCTACATGCGCGAGGTGCCCTGCCCCACCTGTCACGGCACGCGCCTGAAGCCGCTCGTCCTCGCGGTGACGGTCATGGAGAAGTCCATCGCCGAGGTCTCCGCCATGTCGATCAGCGACTGCGCGGACTTCCTGGGCCGGATGAAGCTCAACGCCCGTGACAAGAAGATCGCCGAGCGCGTCCTGAAGGAGGTCAACGAACGGCTGCGCTTCCTGGTCGACGTCGGCCTCGACTACCTGTCGCTGAACCGAGCGGCCGGCACCCTGTCCGGCGGCGAGGCCCAGCGCATCCGGCTGGCCACCCAGATCGGCTCCGGACTCGTCGGCGTGCTCTACGTCCTCGACGAGCCGTCCATCGGCCTGCACCAGCGCGACAACCACCGGCTGATCGAGACCCTCGTCCGCCTCCGGGACATGGGCAACACGCTCATCGTCGTCGAGCACGACGAGGACACCATCAAGGTCGCCGACTGGGTCGTCGACATCGGCCCCGGCGCCGGTGAACACGGCGGCAAGGTCGTCCACAGCGGTCCCTTGAAGGAACTGCTCGCCAACTCCGAGTCGATCACCGGGCAGTACCTGTCGCGGAAGCGGGAGATCCCCACCCCGGACGTGCGCCGCCCCACCGACCCGAGCCGCAGGCTCACGGTGCACGGCGCCCGGGAGAACAACCTCCGGGACATCGACGTGTCGTTCCCGCTGGGCGTCCTCACGGCCGTCACCGGCGTGTCCGGCTCCGGCAAGTCGACCCTGGTCAACGACATCCTGTACACGCACCTGGCCCGCGAGCTGAACGGCGCGAGGAACGTGCCGGGCCGCCACACGCGCGTGGCGGGCGACGACCTCGTCGACAAGGTCGTGCACGTCGACCAGTCGCCGATCGGCCGCACCCCGCGCTCGAACCCGGCGACGTACACCGGAGTCTTCGACCACGTCCGCAGGCTGTTCGCCGAGACCACCGAGGCGAAGGTGCGGGGCTATCTGCCCGGCCGCTTCTCCTTCAACGTCAAGGGCGGCCGCTGCGAGAACTGCTCGGGCGACGGCACTATCAAGATCGAGATGAACTTCCTGCCGGACGTGTACGTCCCCTGCGAGGTCTGCCACGGGGCGCGCTACAACCGGGAGACCCTGGAGGTCCACTACAAGGGCAAGTCCATCTCCGAGGTCCTCGACATGCCGATCGAGGAAGGGCTCGCCTTCTTCGAGGCGGTCCCGGCGATCGCCCGCCACCTGAGGACGCTGAACGACGTCGGCCTCGGGTACGTCCGGCTCGGTCAGTCCGCGCCGACCCTGTCCGGCGGTGAGGCCCAGCGCGTCAAGCTCGCCAGCGAGCTCCAGAAGCGTTCCACCGGCCGCACCGTGTACGTGCTCGACGAGCCGACCACCGGTCTGCACTTCGAGGACATCAGCAAGCTCATCACGGTGCTGTCCGGCCTGGTCGACAAGGGCAACACGGTCATCGTGATCGAGCACAACCTGGACGTCATCAAGACGGCGGACTGGGTCGTCGACATGGGCCCCGAGGGTGGCAACGGCGGTGGACTGGTGGTCGCCGAGGGCACTCCCGAGGAGGTCGCCGGCGTTCCGGCCAGCCACACCGGCAAGTTCCTGCGCGAGGTCCTCGGCGCCGACCGGATCAGCGACGCCGCTCCGGTGAAGGCGCCCCGCAAGGCGGCCGCCAAGAGGGCGGTCGCGGCCAAGGCGCCCGCCAAGAAGACGGCCACGAAGACCGTCACCGGCGCGGCCACCAAGGCCGCCGCCAAGAAGACCGCCGCGCAGTCGACGGCGGCGAAGAAGGCGGCACCCGCGAAGAAGACCACGCGGGCACGCAAGGCCTGA
- a CDS encoding carbohydrate kinase family protein: protein MIVVAGEALIDLVPQGAGALAGLLPRLGGGPYNTAVALGRLGSPTAFCSRVSRDAFGEALLAGLTGAGVDVSSVQRGDEPTTLAAATIGPDGSAAYSFYVEGTADRLFSTPVALPDAARAVSFGTCSLVLEPGASAYEELMRKSAAQGVFTALDPNIRAGLIPDPDAYRARFLSWLPSVSLLKLSEEDAAWLGGTPREWLAAGPAAVVVTRGGDGLTAFTRDGSVHSVPGEAVEVVDTIGAGDTVNAALLHGLAARDALSSAATAELGPQGWTDLLRFAARAAAITCSRAGAEPPYASELGAA from the coding sequence GTGATCGTCGTCGCCGGTGAGGCCCTGATCGATCTGGTGCCGCAGGGCGCGGGCGCCCTGGCGGGCCTGCTGCCGCGTCTCGGCGGCGGCCCCTACAACACGGCCGTGGCGCTGGGCCGCCTCGGCTCGCCCACCGCCTTCTGTTCCCGCGTCTCGCGCGACGCGTTCGGCGAGGCGCTCCTGGCAGGGCTGACCGGAGCGGGCGTCGACGTGTCGTCCGTGCAGCGCGGCGACGAGCCGACGACGCTGGCCGCCGCCACGATAGGACCGGACGGTTCGGCCGCCTATTCCTTCTACGTCGAGGGCACGGCGGACCGCTTGTTCTCGACTCCCGTCGCTCTCCCCGACGCCGCTCGGGCCGTGTCCTTCGGCACCTGCTCCCTCGTGCTGGAACCGGGCGCGAGCGCGTACGAGGAGCTGATGCGCAAGTCCGCCGCACAGGGGGTGTTCACCGCGCTCGACCCGAACATCCGCGCCGGCCTGATCCCGGATCCCGACGCCTACCGCGCCCGGTTCCTGAGCTGGCTCCCCTCGGTGTCCCTGCTGAAGCTGTCCGAGGAGGACGCCGCGTGGCTCGGCGGCACACCGCGGGAATGGCTGGCCGCGGGACCGGCGGCCGTGGTGGTCACCCGGGGTGGCGACGGGCTCACCGCCTTCACCCGGGACGGTTCGGTGCACTCCGTGCCCGGTGAGGCGGTGGAGGTCGTGGACACCATCGGCGCGGGTGACACCGTGAACGCGGCACTGCTGCACGGCCTGGCCGCCCGGGACGCCCTGTCCTCCGCGGCGACGGCGGAGCTGGGCCCGCAGGGCTGGACCGACCTGCTGCGCTTCGCGGCCCGTGCCGCGGCGATCACCTGCTCGCGGGCGGGTGCGGAACCGCCGTACGCCTCGGAGCTCGGCGCTGCCTGA
- a CDS encoding MBL fold metallo-hydrolase, producing MTYSGAVKVGGPADVHELQNLMISKVAVGPMNNNAYLLRCRATDEQLLIDAASDAPTLLTLIGDDGIASVVTTHQHGDHWQALADVVAATRARTYAGREDADGIPVPTDVLLEDGDTVRVGNVRLTARHLVGHTPGSVALVYDDPHGHPHVFTGDCLFPGGVGNTRKDPEAFASLLHDVETRIFDVLPDETWVYPGHGNDTTLGAERPHLPEWRARGW from the coding sequence ATGACGTACAGCGGAGCGGTGAAGGTCGGCGGCCCTGCCGACGTGCACGAGCTGCAGAACCTGATGATCTCCAAGGTCGCGGTCGGCCCGATGAACAACAACGCCTATCTGCTGCGCTGCCGGGCCACCGACGAACAGCTCCTGATCGACGCGGCGAGCGACGCCCCGACCCTGCTCACCCTGATCGGCGACGACGGCATCGCCTCGGTCGTGACCACCCATCAGCACGGCGACCACTGGCAGGCGCTCGCGGACGTCGTGGCCGCCACGCGCGCGCGGACGTACGCCGGCCGGGAGGACGCCGACGGCATCCCCGTCCCGACCGACGTCCTCCTGGAGGACGGCGACACCGTCCGCGTGGGGAACGTGCGCCTCACCGCGCGCCACTTGGTGGGCCACACGCCGGGCTCGGTCGCCCTCGTCTACGACGACCCGCACGGTCACCCCCATGTCTTCACGGGCGACTGCCTCTTCCCCGGCGGGGTGGGCAACACCCGCAAGGACCCGGAGGCGTTCGCGAGTCTCCTGCACGACGTCGAGACGAGGATCTTCGACGTGCTGCCGGACGAGACCTGGGTCTACCCGGGACACGGCAACGACACCACGCTGGGCGCCGAGCGCCCCCACCTGCCGGAGTGGCGCGCGCGGGGCTGGTGA
- a CDS encoding maleylpyruvate isomerase family mycothiol-dependent enzyme, producing MIDHVRDLASVRAATDRLLTAAAGLDNASVTEPSRLPGWSRGHVLAHVARNADALVNVLEGRPMYASATARDADIERDAPRPLDAQFADVRESAARFQDVGATPADWSRTVELRNGVTDTAARVPFRRWVEAELHHVDLGTGYELEDLPEEFTDREIDFLVERFAGHPDVPSTELASETGRTWTTGGGATGGPVAVRGTAADLLGWLCGRRDGSALTVDGGPLPALPPL from the coding sequence ATGATTGATCATGTGCGCGACCTGGCATCTGTACGTGCCGCGACGGATCGGCTGCTCACCGCAGCCGCCGGACTGGACAACGCCTCTGTGACGGAACCGTCACGGCTTCCCGGCTGGAGCCGTGGGCACGTGCTCGCCCACGTCGCCCGCAACGCCGACGCCCTCGTGAACGTCCTGGAGGGCCGGCCCATGTACGCCTCCGCGACCGCCCGCGACGCCGACATCGAGCGGGACGCCCCGCGACCCCTCGACGCACAGTTCGCCGACGTCCGCGAGAGCGCGGCCCGCTTCCAGGACGTGGGGGCCACGCCGGCCGACTGGTCGCGCACGGTGGAACTGCGCAACGGCGTCACCGACACCGCGGCCCGGGTGCCGTTCCGGCGATGGGTCGAGGCCGAGCTGCACCACGTGGACCTCGGGACCGGGTACGAGCTGGAGGACCTGCCGGAGGAGTTCACGGACCGCGAGATCGACTTCCTCGTGGAGCGGTTCGCCGGCCACCCGGACGTGCCCTCGACGGAACTGGCCTCCGAGACCGGCCGCACGTGGACCACCGGCGGAGGCGCCACGGGCGGCCCCGTCGCGGTCCGGGGCACGGCGGCCGACCTGCTCGGCTGGCTCTGCGGGCGCCGCGACGGCTCGGCGCTGACCGTCGACGGCGGGCCGCTGCCGGCCCTGCCCCCGCTATAG
- the uvrC gene encoding excinuclease ABC subunit UvrC: MADPSSYRPKPGQIPDTPGVYKFRDEHRRVIYVGKAKSLRQRLASYFQDLANLHPRTRTMVTTAASVEWTVVSTEVEALQLEYSWIKEYDPRFNVKYRDDKSYPYLAVTMNEEFPRVQVMRGHKKKGVRYFGPYGHAWAIRDTVDLLLRVFPVRTCSAGVFKNAARTGRPCLLGYIGKCSAPCVGRVSPEEHRELAEEFCDFMAGRTGTYIRRQEQQMAEAAEEMEYERAARLRDDIEALKKAMEKSAVVLADATDADLIAVAEDELEAAVQIFHVRGGRVRGQRGWVTDKVEAVTTGDLVEHATQQLYGEETGDSVPKEVLVPALPDPVEPVQEWLTARRGSNVSLRIPQRGDKKALMETVQRNALQALALHKTKRASDLTTRSRALEEIAEALDLDSAPLRIECYDISHLQGDDVVASMVVFEDGLQRKSEYRRFQIKGFAGQDDVRSMHEVITRRFRRYLVEKEKTGEWTDGADTSDESPSSVAAGPEPGTDADGTPGGEVPEITFTEDDGRPKRFAYPPQLVVVDGGRPQVAAAKRALDELGIDDIAVCGLAKRLEEVWLPDDDDPVVLPRSSEGLYLLQRVRDEAHRFAITYQRAKRAKRFRSGPLDDVPGLGESRKQALIKHFGSVKKLRSATIDQICEVPGIGRKTAETIAVALAQAAPAAPAVNTATGEIMEDDEDAAPATTAGPVEEPVTAGASDERRGQET, from the coding sequence ATGGCCGACCCCTCCAGCTACCGCCCCAAGCCGGGACAGATCCCGGACACTCCCGGGGTGTACAAATTCCGCGACGAGCACCGCCGGGTGATCTACGTCGGAAAGGCGAAAAGCCTGCGCCAGCGCCTCGCGAGCTACTTCCAGGACCTGGCGAACCTGCACCCGCGCACCCGCACCATGGTCACCACCGCCGCGTCCGTGGAGTGGACGGTCGTGTCCACGGAGGTCGAGGCCCTCCAGCTGGAGTACTCCTGGATCAAGGAGTACGACCCCCGGTTCAACGTCAAGTACCGCGACGACAAGAGCTATCCCTACCTCGCGGTGACGATGAACGAGGAGTTCCCGCGCGTGCAGGTGATGCGCGGCCACAAGAAGAAGGGCGTGCGGTACTTCGGCCCCTACGGGCACGCCTGGGCCATCCGCGACACGGTGGACCTGCTGCTGCGCGTCTTCCCGGTCCGCACCTGCTCCGCCGGCGTCTTCAAGAACGCCGCCCGCACCGGCCGCCCCTGCCTCCTCGGCTACATCGGCAAGTGCTCCGCCCCCTGTGTCGGACGGGTCTCGCCCGAGGAACACCGCGAGCTGGCCGAGGAGTTCTGCGACTTCATGGCCGGCCGCACCGGGACGTACATCCGCCGGCAGGAACAGCAGATGGCGGAAGCCGCCGAGGAGATGGAGTACGAGCGCGCGGCCAGGCTGCGCGACGACATCGAGGCCCTGAAGAAGGCCATGGAGAAGAGCGCTGTGGTGCTCGCCGACGCGACCGACGCGGACCTCATCGCCGTCGCCGAGGACGAGCTGGAAGCCGCCGTGCAGATCTTCCACGTACGCGGCGGACGCGTGCGCGGCCAGCGCGGCTGGGTCACGGACAAGGTCGAGGCGGTCACCACCGGTGACCTCGTCGAACACGCGACCCAGCAGCTCTACGGCGAGGAGACCGGCGACTCCGTCCCCAAGGAGGTGCTCGTCCCGGCCCTGCCCGATCCGGTGGAACCCGTGCAGGAGTGGCTCACCGCGCGCCGCGGTTCGAACGTGTCGCTCCGCATCCCGCAGCGCGGCGACAAGAAGGCCCTCATGGAGACCGTGCAGCGCAACGCGCTCCAGGCCCTCGCCCTGCACAAGACCAAGCGCGCCTCCGACCTCACCACCCGCTCGCGGGCCCTGGAGGAGATCGCCGAGGCGCTCGACCTGGACAGCGCGCCCCTGCGGATCGAGTGCTACGACATCTCGCACCTCCAGGGCGACGACGTCGTGGCGTCCATGGTCGTCTTCGAGGACGGCCTCCAGCGCAAGAGCGAGTACCGGCGCTTCCAGATCAAGGGTTTCGCCGGTCAGGACGACGTCCGGTCGATGCACGAGGTGATCACCCGCCGCTTCCGGCGCTACCTGGTCGAGAAGGAGAAGACGGGGGAGTGGACGGACGGCGCGGACACCTCCGACGAGTCCCCGTCCTCCGTCGCCGCCGGCCCCGAGCCCGGCACGGACGCCGACGGGACCCCCGGGGGCGAGGTTCCCGAGATCACCTTCACCGAGGACGACGGCCGCCCCAAGCGCTTCGCCTACCCGCCGCAGCTCGTCGTCGTCGACGGCGGCCGGCCCCAGGTCGCCGCCGCCAAGAGGGCCCTCGACGAACTCGGCATCGACGACATCGCCGTCTGCGGGCTCGCCAAGCGCCTGGAGGAGGTGTGGCTGCCGGACGACGACGATCCCGTGGTCCTGCCGCGCAGCAGCGAGGGCCTGTACCTCCTCCAGCGCGTCCGGGACGAGGCCCACCGCTTCGCGATCACCTACCAGCGCGCCAAGCGGGCCAAGCGCTTCAGGTCCGGCCCCCTGGACGACGTGCCCGGCCTCGGTGAATCACGCAAACAGGCACTGATCAAACACTTCGGCTCGGTGAAGAAGCTGCGTTCCGCGACGATCGACCAGATCTGCGAGGTTCCCGGCATAGGCCGAAAGACGGCGGAGACCATCGCCGTGGCCCTCGCCCAGGCGGCTCCCGCCGCACCCGCCGTGAACACGGCGACTGGAGAGATCATGGAAGACGACGAAGACGCGGCGCCCGCGACGACGGCGGGCCCCGTGGAGGAGCCCGTGACCGCGGGAGCCTCGGACGAACGACGGGGGCAGGAGACATGA
- a CDS encoding Rieske (2Fe-2S) protein codes for MPGRPSASRRTVLRGAALTPVAGLGLAACSGGGGGGAPATPTAPVVLGAESEVAKGGAELYQDQNVVVSRAEDGSLTAFSSICTHAGCAINKLDGTTLVCPCHGSEFDARTGKVLRAPATEPLKALTVEAKNGKIVAGPEA; via the coding sequence ATGCCGGGGCGTCCGTCCGCGAGCCGTCGCACCGTCCTGAGGGGAGCGGCGCTCACCCCCGTCGCCGGGCTCGGACTCGCCGCGTGCTCCGGAGGCGGCGGCGGGGGAGCCCCCGCGACACCGACCGCCCCGGTCGTGCTGGGTGCCGAGAGCGAGGTCGCCAAGGGCGGTGCCGAGCTCTACCAGGACCAGAACGTCGTGGTCAGCCGCGCCGAGGACGGTTCGCTCACGGCGTTCAGTTCGATCTGCACGCACGCCGGGTGCGCCATCAACAAGCTGGACGGCACGACACTCGTGTGCCCGTGCCACGGAAGCGAGTTCGACGCACGGACGGGCAAGGTGCTGAGGGCGCCGGCCACCGAGCCGCTCAAGGCGCTGACCGTCGAGGCGAAGAACGGCAAGATCGTCGCCGGTCCGGAGGCCTGA